GCCATCGGAGGAAAGTCTGGCGATCGGCTCACCTTCCGCCTTCCGATCAAAGGACCTGGACCTTCTCCAGAACTTCTCAAAAGCCTTATCAATTATCAACTCCGCCACGAGTCAATAGCACAGCATCTCAGAATGTCAGCGCGATTTCCAGACAGGTCGCGGTCGAAGcgatctcgatctcgatcGCCACACTCAGATCACACCCAGAAGTATACCCGACGGTCGGACGAGCGAGACCAGCGATATGACAACAGCAGATATCGCGACCGCGATGCGCGACCGGGCCAATCTCAGGCTCGGGGAATGAAGGACCAGATGCGGCTCAATCAGCTACAAGAGGATGAGCGAGTGCGCGAGTGGGTGGCTCAGGAGGACATCTTTGTTCTGAAGCAGGCGAAAAAGAAGGCAGAAATTCGAGTGAAAGAGGGCCGCGCGAAACCAATCGACTGGCTTACGGTTATGCTGCGGGTGATTGATCCAACGAGGAATCCTCTTGACGACGAAATTACGGATTCGGAACTCGATCTAATAGACCCTGAGGGTGTGTTTGAGGGATTATCGCAGACTGAACTTGGCGATTTGGAGAAGGACATTGACACATTCCTGGGGCTGGAATCGAACTCTCAGAATAGGGATTATTGGAGGGTAAATATTCTTGTACCAAGTGTTCACAATATGTGCTAACCCTCTGTTACTATAGACGATGAAAGTTATCTGTAAAGACCGCCAAAAGACGATAGCTCCCGAAGGACGTGCGCTCAATTCCGTTGCTGCGGATATCAACAAGCTTCTCAGTCCCAAGTCTTACGAACAGCTCCAGGCACTCGAAGGGCAGGTTAGGAGAAAGTTGGACTCCAATGAACCTATTGATACGGACTACTGGGAGGAACTGTTACGCAGTCTCACTGTTTGGAAGGCACGCgcgaagctgaagaaggtATACCAGGCCGTCATAGATGAGCGCGTTCGGGGACTACGTCAACAGCAGCgtgaagaagccgagtcGGTCCGTTCCAAGTTGGCACCTCTGGCGCCCTTGGTTCGGGAAGACGGGCCTAAAGCTGTATTGGTCAATGAAGAATTTCATGGTCTTGACCCCGATCCATTACTTCAGATCCGTCCAGAGGACAAGATATACGAAGTATTAGATGAATCTACCTTCTTAGATCAAGTGGTACGTCACTAATCCGCTAATTTAACATGGGTTACCTATAACTAACGCAATATACAGGCCCGCGAACGTCAAAAAATCCTTAAAATGGGATATGTTCCTCTACGCCAGCGCCAGGCGGAGAAGGCATCCGCTCCCGTTGCGAGCAATGCAGCAAACACCGCTATCGCCAGTAACCCCActcgcttctcctcgatCCCCAATGAGGACTTCTCTCAGGCAACGAAGGCATTGTACGAAAGAGAGCTAGCCAAGGGGGTCAGCGAGAACGAGGAAATTTTCACAGGAGAAGAGTCTGTCAGTACAGGCGCGCAGCCTCAATGGGCTAGTAAATATCGGCCTCGCAAACCACGATACTTCAACCGTGTCCAAATGGGTTATGAATGGAATAAGTACAACCAGACACATTACGACCACGATAATCCGCCACCGAAGGTTGTCCAAGGATACAAGTTCAACATATTTTATCCCGACCTCATTGATAAGACGAGAGCACCTACATACCGCATAGAGCGGGAGAATGGACGAAAACGAGGTCAATCATTTGCCGCTGCCGGGGAAGAGGATACCTGTCTTATTCGGTTCATGGCGGGGCCGCCCTATGAAGATATCGCCTTTCGCATCGTCGACAAGGAGTGGGATTATAGTGCCAAACGAGAGAGAGGGTTCAAAAGCACATTTGAGAAGGTATGTTTGGACCACCGCTTCCGTGGCGTCGTCCTCGCTAACATGTCCAGGGAATTCTACAACTGCATTTCCAGTTTAAACGAGTAAGACAACCATTACCATGTTCCTTGCTGTTTCACCAAGCTAACTATCCTAGATCTATTACCGCAAATGAAGACCTCTACATGGCTATGTGTGCACCATgagacctttttttttcccttcctAATTCACTcgaccaagaagaagcatgTGGGGGCTCTAGAATAACCCTTGCAGCTCCGAGCGTTTGTTGCGGTACTCCGCGCTACTTCGCGCTTCTCTCACAGCAAAAGAGTAATTAGCGCTGCTATTGGACCAGAAACATTATCCCTCCGCGAGAAGATTGGGTACCAGACTCGCGGAGGAGCATGTGGCATATGATATCAGATACAGAAGCAGCTCCACGAAACAGACTCATATAACAGGGGTTCCGCGTTCCTGGGGTGAATATAAAATGCTTATTTCCTCCCTCTCTTAAAACTCCCCCCCGGTCGTTCACCACACTTTTGGCCCAAGTCACCACACGATCAGGCAATGCGTACTTTGTTCCGCCGATATCGGTTACGTATTTGGCGAGTCCCACACACGCCGTATTCTATGTGCAGTACAGGCTTCTCAGGAGGTTttatttgattttttttttcttttccctgggGGTTAATAGAACCAATCCGTCCCCGTACTACCATGCTGTCTGCACGTCTGTTCCGGAGCTCCGGCTGGTCGGGGAACGCGGGAAAGGGCTCTGGGTCTGCAGGATGCATTGAAACGGCCGTCTTTTGGGGGACAGACAAGTGGAAACGCATAAGGTCAGTTCCAGAAGCGCTTTGCCTGGCATCCTGGTTGAATCCTGAGGATCTAGCCAGTACCATGGGATGACCAGCAGGACTTGCTGCAGGTGGCCGGTCCCTGTACTAACCAGGGGCCGAATCCCGGTCCGTCTAGCATCTGTACGTAGGCTCTTGTCAAGTAGAACCGTCGCAAAAGCTCGCAACCCTTCCTGTAGCACAATATCCAGCCTCTAGCGGAAATCACTGTGGCCATTGGCCACATGTGAGCATGATCGCGTCTCACAAACTGGCGAAAAGCAATCCCGCAATGACGGAGGCAGATTCAGGGAAGACAACCCCGGAACAACCGCTCTTTGCCCCTTCTAGCAACTCCCAGCAGGCTTATTTTTAGTTGAATCTGGGAAAAGGAAATAACAGATCCGCCCAATCCCCAAGCCTCAAGAACCAGGGGACTGGGGCGATGCgagtttgtttgtttggggaggaagaggacatCAAAGGACTGCACTCTGCATTCTGCATAGTGTAGGCTGTttgcagcaggagcagcagcagcagtagtagtagtagaagaagaagaagaagaagaagaagaagaaaagagcagtTTCCGTTTTCTGATTCTGTCTGAGCTGGCGGTGGGCTTGCGAGTCAACTATGTACAATAATTATGCGCCCTTTTGTTTTGAATGGTCACACGTAGGCCTTTCCAGGTACTACTGAGTTCCTGCAGTTGTCACAGTACTTCTGAGTCTATTTTATCTTTCTCTTGCAGTCTTGCAGCCTTGTCTTGTTCTCGCCTGATGGACGCCTTGTGGTCTTCAGGCATGccttttttctgcttcctgtTGACAGACGTCTTATATGCTTCCCCCGGCAGCCAATTTCTGATTTTCCCATCTCAATTGTTCAATTGGCCTTTGCAGCCTTGTCCATACCTCTCCTGTGGAACGCCCAAGATGGACCGTTCCATCTCTACTTGTGGCTCTATGCTAGACCAGTCCTTCAATCGCGACCTATACCACCACCTCCCGTctagctccagctccaggacGCCAGAGACTCCTCCCTCCATCTTCGACGGCTGGTCTGATTCCAGCTCAAACAGCCCGGATGCAAAGATACcttatcatcaacaacaacaaccgtgGGCCGTTGAGCCGGCGGTGAACTGCTCTCTGTTTCCGTCCCACCCCGAGTCACCAATCGAGCCTCCATTAGATGGCCTCCCCCGTATAATCCCCAGCACGGGCGGCCACGTCCCTGAATGGTCTGGGCCACTGATGGCTCCTGGCTATTCTTCATCGAGGCAATTGAGGCCTGAGACGCGGCGCCTACCTGCTGGCAAGCATATGTCGGATTGGGTACACGCAAAGTCACCAGAGGTGCCTCCgtcgtccttctccttgtacAAGGCTCCTTCACACCTGTTTGGAGCTACTATCACCCCGCACtcgcaatctccttctccgtcgGCGAATCCTATGATGACAACAGGGTTATCGCCCACACCTGTTAGCGCTCCATACCACGCGCTTCCATTAACCGTGTTGAGCCCACCACCCATCAAGCTTGAGGCGGATCGCGAGGTTGCACCGCCAGCGAATCcggaggagacggaggagacCAGTGCAGATCCTCCATACTCGCAACTCATCTTCGATGCGCTTGATGCTGCACCCGGGAAGAAACTGCCCCTTCAGGGTATCTACCAGTGGTTTGAAAAGAACACGGCCAAGGGGAGGGATCCGGGCTCGAAGGGTTGGCAAAACAGCATCCGTCACAACTTGTCGATGAATGCCGTAAGTATGATTATCTTTAGAATTTGTGGCTCTGCTGACCCCGGAGATACGACAGGGTTTCGAGGCTGTTCGAGAAGATCCCGTCCCAGGGAAAAAGCCCGTCAACTATTGGCGCTTGACGAATGATGCAGCAGAGAACGGCATCCAATCTACAACCCGGTATAGAAAACAGACAAATTACAAAAAGTCTACGGCGTGGGATCCCCCGGCCCCTCAGCGTCAGCGCTCTGGAGCCAAGGGGGGTAAAGCAACGAAAATCAGCGCGAAGTATCGAGGTCTCGCACACAACATGAATAACATGAGCCTAGAGGAGTACCGACGAGAACGAGCATAtcgccaacagcaacagcttcACCATCTTCGCAATCTTCACGGCTATCCCCACCAGCAACAATTTCAACAGCTGCAACAACAGCGGCGCCTCCCCAATGACCTCCTACACGCCCAATATCTCCACCGAACGTCGCccacgacagcgacaacgacaacaaccaccccagcagcaggaacaacGGTGTTGTCACCCGGTTATGCAGGAGCAACGACATCCACCACAGCCCCGATGCCACGCCCCCCGGCCGTCCAGAGCTTTAATCTAGGCGACTTCGTTGGCTGTGCTAGCGCTGCCCCCTGCACAGCTCCCGCTCCAACTCCCATTTATTGCGACATGGCGGGACCCAGCTCAGATTGCCTCGTCTTTGATGCCGGGTTCATGGGGATGAGTGGCGTCCATTCGCCCTTTGCTGTCTCCGAGATCTCGGCGTCAGATCTTCACATTGGGCTATAACTCATAAAGTGTCCGCGTGGACGCATAACCCCCCCTGCTCTTTTCTGCTCTTCGGGATAGTTATTTACCCAGTTAGCTCTGCCGACAAGCAGCACTTCGATGAGATGATATGAGATGACCTTCGCGAAACAAAACACACGAATCCGAAACGAGATAATAGTGCGACGGAAATGTATGTACGTTAGGATACCTGATGTTCGATAACTTAGTGTAGCAGTCTGTCCTTACGTAGTCTCGGTTCTTGACGGCGTTACGAGTATGAGCATGACCATTATGATTCAGTCCATTCTTCACACACaaactctctctctctctctctctcttcacgACGCCCAATCtagaagggaaaagaaagcatcATCTTGAGTCCCGAGAAAGCCCAACTAACTTCTAACAgcactgacactgacactgacaggaCAGGCAAAGTCGAGTGCTAGCTGGCTCTTCGGGATCtgttttcccctcctcctccttctcctcctccttctccccctccttcttctcctcctcttgcTCTCATTTATCAATAGGCATaattatcatcatcatcgttaGCGTcatccttcaccatcccTGTCCATTTATTTCCTCCCCCCATCCGCTCGCTCGCTAATATTTCAATCCGGCCTGTGATCTATCTTGATTTTATTACCTATTTTTCCGGGGTCCTGCTAGCACAGCAGCCAGGACCCTGTTATGTATTACATATAtcaatgtatatatatatatacagacGTACATACATAcagaagggaaaaaaaagacatTATTATTCAAGGGTCATGGCTTGACGATCTGTAGTCTGGACGTATGGAATTTTGATGCGAACGAGGGAGAGCCTGGGCCTggcctggtctggtctggatACTTCCAGAGGGGACTGCAAAGTACTTACTTTGCTAGCCACGTAagctgcctgaggctgacAAATAATTTGAattatcttttcttcttaAACATTTATTTTTTAACGGATTGGGGCAAAGGAAAATGGAAAAAGTAAAGAGAAGGAttcgctggagctggagcaacAGCTAAAATTGGACGCTGGGTGTAGACTTACAGGCTGCCCTTTTTCTAACTATCTGTTAGAATGCCTGTCGGGTTTGATCGAGATAGTGAATTCGAGCGCTAGGGTTGGATCCCATGAAACCGACTAGCTCTCGTCACAGATATGTTTTACATGGGTTACAACTGAGTTGtcgggttgggttggtgttgatataTATAAGCTATAGCTAAGGTACACGAAGGAACACGCGAAGAACATAACAACCTGGAGTACCTATATTAGGCTTTGCTTCTAGGTGAGGTCCAGCCTCCCGTCAGATCTGCATAGGTAGGGCACTAGGACGACTACGACTGTCTGCCAGGCATTAAGAGCCAGGGTTCGCGCTGGGGTTCTTCAGCCCGCTAGCATTTATTCAAGGCATCCAGTCGGGCAGTCTCTTCGCCATCGGGGTATTAAGACGTTTTTCCTATTTTATAGCGCTCTCCCTCCGGCAACGATTTGTTCAACTTGGCTGTTAATGGTCTGCAGCTGCCATCCTGCCGCCGATAGGTCTTCACACCCAAGGCGGGATGGGGCCGTCTgacttaattattttatttttctgTTAATCCTCGTGATTGACAAATTGGCTGTGATTCCGGCCCCGTTAGTCGAATCAGAAAGCGGGCGAAGGTGCGAATGGATggcctggcgctggtggtggtggtgatggtgggtTTGGTTGGAGGGCGAAAGGTCGGAGTTGGCAGCAAGGACAACAAGGAAGGCCTGGTTCGTGGAGGAGAGTGGCTGATGCGCTGGGTTGTCGATTCTGAGGGTGTCAGTGCGCAGGAGGACTAGGCTGTTGCTTACTACTGCCTCTTTGGGGGGTAAGTGGGAGGTAGGTACTTGAGTGAGGGTGCTGTTTTGACGATTCAATGGCGCCGCAGGCCACAAAAAGAGTTGACTAGGTATTTCTTCACAAGGAGAAGATCGTTATCAGCCACAAAGCCTGACAAAAGCCGACATCAGCACATCGGCAAGTcgaacaaagaaacaaagcAGAGTATCCATCATGGACCCATGAAGAAAGTCCCAAGGAGCCCTAGAGGGGGGGGTGATGACACTTCCGGCCCGCAGAGCCCTAATGCTGCCAAGATCGTAGTGTGTCAATGGCAGCCTGCATGCGAATGGCCCGATCCCGTTGCTCCAACAAGCGAGCAGCAGATTAGCAAGTTAGCCGCTGCATGAGAGGGGTTTCGCTGTCAGCCCCTGTAGGTACTAGGTACGTGCTACTCTGCTCCCTCGTAGCTCGGCTGGAAAAATTAGCCATCCAATGGCGGGCTCCAGGCAATATCAACCTCTGTCTGTACCACTGCACCTTTTAGACCCTGGTCATTTCCTGAAGACAGTCAGTCTATGACTCGTATGCGTTTATGACTTGTAAACGTAATCCCGAGCACTGAGGCAGTGAGGCCTCGTGCAAGAGACTGGTGCTTAATGTGTCTTATTATCATCTTCGCATCGTTAGTAATGAGTCCATGAAAATGGTAGCGCGACAAAGGACGGAGCCGCGAAAGTACGGTCATATCTGACGGAGGGGCTTCCTATCAGTCTTGCCACTCCCAGTGGCATTTCCGATGTGTTTTAGATTAATTGCGCCCTTTATAATCAGCTAAGCGGCTGTGCTGTTGCGTCAACGTTCCCTTAGGAAGCATCTCACTTGATCGTGACTGAGAGCAGTTCAGTGGGCGTCGGCGATAGCTTGGATATACAACAGCACTCGTCTTTTGCGCCATGTCCACCATAAGTCTGGATAGATTCGATATTGCAGCCGATTTAAGCAGGTTAGTACCCGCCAGAGGTGTCTCTCTTCCCACCAATCACCCAAGGCCAGGACGGTACGTACTTTGGCGTCCGCCGTACACCCGTTCTCTCCTCGAAACGCCACGATATTTGCAATCCAACTAGGTGGTTTCCGAGGCAGCCATCGGAATTCGCCGCTTCGCCCACGGTCGTCCCTTTTCGGGGCCCCGTTGGTTTCTTCTGTTGCTTTTTGTGCGCTCCAGTGTGACTTGGGCCCGACGTGCATGGCATTAACTGTCATTTCAATCCCATCGACAACCCCATCGATGTTGCCTTATCTCAGATCCATACCACCATGCTGGCTTGACATTGGATGGTCTGCTGCGACTGTCTGAGTGAAATTTGTTAGCGCCCTGTTTGCCTGAAGCATATTCGTTGCCTGCGGTACCTTTAGACATCAGTCTCTATCCATGAATGCTatgggaaggaagaaaatGTACCACAACTCACCGCTCAATAGGCTACCCACAGATCTTACATAGGTGTGCTCAGTAAACAATGAAGGACCGAGTGTGACGTGCGTCAAAATGTGTCCCCGCGAGGCGGGCGTCAACCGCGCCTTCCTTTCTCGGGCGGAGCAACTGAGCTCCCACCCacctcttcaccttcaaTCCAAACTACTTAGAGCGTACACTCTTGTTTCTACCCACTTATCCATTAATGCCACCCATCATTTCCTGTCATTGAGTCCCAGTAAACCCTCGAGCTGGCGAATAGAAGCATAGGAACCCAAATCAGAATATACCTGTATCGGAAATGAACAAATCGGCG
This genomic interval from Aspergillus puulaauensis MK2 DNA, chromosome 7, nearly complete sequence contains the following:
- a CDS encoding splicing factor cactin (COG:T;~EggNog:ENOG410PFCZ;~InterPro:IPR018816,IPR019134;~PFAM:PF10312,PF09732;~go_function: GO:0005515 - protein binding [Evidence IEA]) translates to MSARFPDRSRSKRSRSRSPHSDHTQKYTRRSDERDQRYDNSRYRDRDARPGQSQARGMKDQMRLNQLQEDERVREWVAQEDIFVLKQAKKKAEIRVKEGRAKPIDWLTVMLRVIDPTRNPLDDEITDSELDLIDPEGVFEGLSQTELGDLEKDIDTFLGLESNSQNRDYWRTMKVICKDRQKTIAPEGRALNSVAADINKLLSPKSYEQLQALEGQVRRKLDSNEPIDTDYWEELLRSLTVWKARAKLKKVYQAVIDERVRGLRQQQREEAESVRSKLAPLAPLVREDGPKAVLVNEEFHGLDPDPLLQIRPEDKIYEVLDESTFLDQVARERQKILKMGYVPLRQRQAEKASAPVASNAANTAIASNPTRFSSIPNEDFSQATKALYERELAKGVSENEEIFTGEESVSTGAQPQWASKYRPRKPRYFNRVQMGYEWNKYNQTHYDHDNPPPKVVQGYKFNIFYPDLIDKTRAPTYRIERENGRKRGQSFAAAGEEDTCLIRFMAGPPYEDIAFRIVDKEWDYSAKRERGFKSTFEKGILQLHFQFKRIYYRK
- a CDS encoding uncharacterized protein (COG:K;~EggNog:ENOG410PRNW;~InterPro:IPR030456,IPR001766,IPR036390,IPR036388;~PFAM:PF00250;~go_function: GO:0003700 - DNA-binding transcription factor activity [Evidence IEA];~go_function: GO:0043565 - sequence-specific DNA binding [Evidence IEA];~go_process: GO:0006355 - regulation of transcription, DNA-templated [Evidence IEA]) — translated: MDRSISTCGSMLDQSFNRDLYHHLPSSSSSRTPETPPSIFDGWSDSSSNSPDAKIPYHQQQQPWAVEPAVNCSLFPSHPESPIEPPLDGLPRIIPSTGGHVPEWSGPLMAPGYSSSRQLRPETRRLPAGKHMSDWVHAKSPEVPPSSFSLYKAPSHLFGATITPHSQSPSPSANPMMTTGLSPTPVSAPYHALPLTVLSPPPIKLEADREVAPPANPEETEETSADPPYSQLIFDALDAAPGKKLPLQGIYQWFEKNTAKGRDPGSKGWQNSIRHNLSMNAGFEAVREDPVPGKKPVNYWRLTNDAAENGIQSTTRYRKQTNYKKSTAWDPPAPQRQRSGAKGGKATKISAKYRGLAHNMNNMSLEEYRRERAYRQQQQLHHLRNLHGYPHQQQFQQLQQQRRLPNDLLHAQYLHRTSPTTATTTTTTPAAGTTVLSPGYAGATTSTTAPMPRPPAVQSFNLGDFVGCASAAPCTAPAPTPIYCDMAGPSSDCLVFDAGFMGMSGVHSPFAVSEISASDLHIGL